In the Nitrospirales bacterium LBB_01 genome, one interval contains:
- a CDS encoding lysophospholipid acyltransferase family protein: protein MVTQESIYRDILRLVVWYPFRWFVEKSTVETGIQALKKMGQLHFTFTRGSHSTLLKNLSKVRECTSKTKYEIIKQYYENHYVDRLMIFLFPRFGKKEIDKFIEFEGLDNLDEALAKGRGVVLIHGHFGPVHLPLVVLSRLGYPLKQIGLPSDEGLSWTGKNVAFRLRMKYERMLPAEIINAESFLRPAFKWLKENGIIMITGDGSGTNRHVGKHEVFEFLGQQVSIPLGPATLALKTGASLNPLFIEPAAKKAYKITIGSALNQSGESSPTTLTQRFLHQYEERIRAFPGFMHFLDRFDKNRMIEVKHENKPSKPSYEGKTVDNSAA from the coding sequence ATGGTAACACAGGAAAGCATATACAGAGATATTTTAAGGCTGGTTGTTTGGTATCCGTTTAGATGGTTTGTAGAGAAATCCACAGTGGAAACCGGCATACAGGCGCTTAAGAAAATGGGACAGCTTCATTTTACATTTACGCGCGGCAGCCATTCCACACTTTTGAAAAACCTGTCGAAAGTTAGAGAGTGCACATCAAAGACAAAGTACGAAATTATCAAACAATACTATGAAAACCACTATGTGGACAGGCTGATGATATTTCTTTTCCCCAGGTTTGGCAAAAAAGAAATAGACAAATTTATAGAGTTTGAAGGGCTTGATAATCTTGATGAGGCACTTGCAAAAGGACGCGGTGTTGTGTTGATTCACGGGCATTTTGGTCCCGTTCATCTGCCGCTTGTAGTGCTCTCACGTTTGGGCTATCCACTAAAACAAATCGGGCTTCCCTCTGATGAGGGACTCAGTTGGACAGGTAAAAACGTGGCTTTCAGGCTTAGAATGAAGTACGAGCGGATGTTGCCGGCTGAAATTATAAATGCTGAATCATTTCTGAGACCTGCCTTCAAATGGCTTAAGGAAAATGGAATAATCATGATTACCGGAGACGGCAGCGGCACAAACAGACATGTCGGCAAGCATGAGGTGTTTGAGTTTTTAGGGCAGCAAGTTTCCATTCCGCTTGGCCCTGCCACACTTGCGCTTAAAACCGGGGCGTCTCTTAATCCGCTTTTTATTGAACCCGCCGCCAAAAAAGCATATAAAATAACCATAGGCTCTGCCTTAAACCAAAGCGGCGAGAGTTCCCCCACTACACTTACACAAAGATTCCTGCATCAGTACGAGGAACGTATAAGGGCATTTCCCGGCTTTATGCACTTCCTTGACCGCTTTGATAAAAACCGGATGATTGAAGTAAAACATGAAAATAAACCGTCTAAGCCATCATACGAAGGGAAAACTGTTGACAATTCAGCAGCATAA
- a CDS encoding glycosyltransferase, whose product MAVPQHPSVCAVVVTYNRKALLLECLDGIIKQTVPVEAIYLVDNASFDGTPEALLEAGLISELPQQGLNDSAIYTYKPGNMCGITLHYIRMNKNTGGAGGFHEGLKRAYNNPHSWFWLMDDDVEPLPTALSTQLSFSNVGKCIMPGKKFQDGTFFPDDSHFCLTTGKMTPVLGNEFSLSEAFSCKNYGTFEGMLISREVVERVGLPDTRFFYIGDDFVYGAMASLYTNVLMLKEPLFLKKIKRADPKNVLGKESVRLKEMEIYYGTRNRFLIFEYLKKLGTFSFLAYVSVFTDVLRSTIGILLIDRSPKKLFLLYKGLLDGILGRFTK is encoded by the coding sequence ATGGCGGTACCACAACACCCATCGGTGTGCGCTGTGGTGGTTACGTATAACAGAAAGGCGCTGCTTTTGGAATGTCTTGACGGGATAATAAAGCAAACTGTGCCAGTTGAGGCGATATATCTTGTTGACAACGCATCGTTTGACGGCACACCGGAGGCGCTGCTTGAGGCAGGATTAATATCGGAGCTGCCCCAGCAGGGGTTAAATGACTCCGCAATTTACACGTATAAGCCGGGAAATATGTGTGGCATAACCCTTCACTATATCAGAATGAATAAAAACACGGGAGGTGCCGGAGGTTTCCACGAGGGGTTAAAGAGAGCCTATAACAATCCGCATTCGTGGTTTTGGCTTATGGATGATGATGTTGAGCCGCTTCCGACAGCGCTAAGCACACAGCTGTCTTTTTCCAATGTGGGTAAATGTATAATGCCAGGGAAAAAATTTCAAGATGGCACTTTTTTCCCTGATGACAGCCACTTCTGTCTTACCACAGGCAAGATGACTCCGGTTTTAGGCAATGAATTTTCACTATCTGAGGCATTTTCCTGTAAAAACTATGGCACATTTGAGGGAATGCTGATAAGCCGTGAGGTGGTTGAAAGGGTGGGACTGCCTGATACCCGGTTTTTTTATATCGGAGATGATTTTGTCTATGGCGCTATGGCCTCTCTTTATACCAATGTGCTTATGCTTAAGGAGCCTCTTTTTCTAAAAAAAATCAAAAGAGCAGACCCAAAAAACGTGCTGGGAAAGGAAAGTGTCAGGCTTAAGGAGATGGAAATATACTACGGCACAAGAAACCGCTTTCTGATATTTGAGTACTTAAAAAAACTCGGCACATTCTCTTTTTTGGCGTATGTTTCGGTGTTTACAGACGTTTTACGCTCAACCATCGGGATATTACTTATTGACAGAAGCCCAAAAAAACTGTTTCTTCTATATAAAGGGTTATTAGATGGAATTTTAGGGAGATTTACCAAGTGA
- a CDS encoding radical SAM protein: protein MTGISLRNIDSTNKRTVVFYYNHLAETVKTIKANSQGKIIIGGSGFSMFAREIMEDQRDIDLGVFLEGERTFPLLLENLTRPEKVPSVFYRKNDEVLFSGAGGQVDVSDTGIPDRGGMSIDRYNTTRDSIGVETKRGCGLNCIYCIYGFLNGKKLRLKDPVRVIDEIENLVNVHGVKKFTFVDSVFNVPQKHAEDICKELSKRALGVVWSAWFSEKNLTRDFVNLALDAGCKNIILSPDGFSDTVLKTLGKNINKQDVLDSFELLKSMKGFEVSYNFFKNPPGQDISAFLAMIRFYLSAKAQMGSRVHFEFNSMRIEPHTKLFDIARREGFVKDGDNLLYPKYYTNPKTRYIEGIFNGLLRLKGM from the coding sequence GTGACAGGCATATCCCTTAGAAACATTGACTCTACAAACAAACGCACTGTTGTCTTTTATTATAATCATCTTGCTGAGACAGTGAAAACCATCAAGGCAAATTCTCAGGGGAAAATAATAATTGGCGGCTCAGGGTTTTCCATGTTTGCGCGGGAAATTATGGAGGATCAAAGGGATATTGACCTCGGTGTGTTTTTGGAGGGAGAGAGGACATTTCCACTGCTTTTGGAAAACCTGACAAGGCCTGAAAAAGTACCCTCTGTATTCTATAGAAAAAACGATGAAGTTCTGTTTAGCGGTGCGGGAGGTCAGGTTGATGTAAGTGACACAGGCATTCCTGACAGAGGCGGCATGTCTATTGATAGGTACAACACCACGCGTGACAGCATCGGAGTGGAAACAAAGCGCGGGTGCGGCCTAAACTGTATATACTGTATCTATGGGTTTTTAAACGGTAAAAAGCTCCGCCTCAAAGACCCTGTCAGGGTTATTGATGAAATAGAAAACCTTGTTAATGTCCACGGAGTAAAAAAATTTACGTTTGTTGATTCAGTGTTTAATGTGCCCCAAAAACATGCTGAGGACATCTGCAAGGAGCTTTCAAAGAGGGCGCTTGGCGTTGTGTGGTCGGCATGGTTTAGCGAAAAAAACTTAACCCGGGACTTTGTAAACTTAGCACTTGATGCCGGCTGCAAAAATATAATTCTCTCGCCGGATGGTTTTTCCGATACTGTGCTAAAAACTCTCGGTAAAAACATAAACAAACAGGACGTGCTTGACTCCTTTGAGCTTCTAAAGAGTATGAAAGGCTTTGAGGTTAGTTACAACTTTTTTAAAAACCCACCAGGACAAGATATTTCTGCCTTTCTCGCAATGATTCGTTTCTACCTTAGCGCAAAAGCACAGATGGGCAGCCGTGTACACTTTGAGTTTAACTCTATGCGCATAGAGCCGCACACAAAGCTATTTGACATAGCGCGCAGAGAGGGGTTTGTCAAAGACGGCGACAATTTACTCTATCCAAAATACTATACGAATCCAAAGACCAGATACATTGAAGGTATTTTTAACGGCCTTCTGCGGCTAAAGGGGATGTAA
- a CDS encoding B12-binding domain-containing radical SAM protein, with amino-acid sequence MKITLISPYPDITVFGLRTISACLKEKGYETHIVFLPDPYGDNIIHGKDRYEQYVMDELVEICKDSDFIGVTLMTNFFDGAVQITRSLKKSLKAPIIWGGVHPTIRPEESLEFADYVCVGEGEDVAVVFADKLSTGADPADTPGLWCLRNGAVIKNPVGILDKNLDKYPGPDYSFTDHYVLFNGHIKPLTNELMKEFLEKGTVSTYLKKIGYQTMTGRGCPHKCTYCINDTIKTLYSGKGYLRWRSTEHVINELLWVKENMPYIGYIWISDDSFFGRGLKNIAEFCKSYKEQIGLPFTCLASPLTITEEKMELLVDAGLMYIQMGIESGSAKIQEVFNRKAMSNDRMMAAIKIINKYKDRMSPPSYDFILDVPYETDDDKIESLEFVSRIPKPFHLQPFSLVLYPETKLYQMAKEDGYITDEKRDIYSKTYTMRDPNYFNLLISMSKDGKLPGSVLRFLIKPSIVKMMMSDRSKPVVKNVYHILQRAKQLVRQIGEKS; translated from the coding sequence ATGAAAATAACGTTGATATCTCCATATCCTGACATAACTGTATTTGGGCTTAGAACTATTTCAGCCTGTTTGAAAGAGAAAGGCTATGAAACTCACATTGTGTTTCTGCCTGACCCCTATGGCGATAATATTATCCACGGCAAGGACAGGTACGAACAATATGTGATGGATGAGCTTGTGGAAATCTGTAAGGATTCGGATTTCATAGGGGTCACCCTTATGACAAATTTTTTTGACGGGGCTGTACAGATTACCCGTAGTCTTAAGAAATCCCTTAAAGCTCCGATTATCTGGGGAGGTGTGCATCCCACAATAAGACCTGAGGAATCACTTGAGTTTGCCGATTACGTGTGTGTTGGCGAGGGAGAAGATGTTGCCGTTGTATTTGCCGATAAATTAAGTACCGGTGCTGACCCTGCAGATACACCCGGGCTTTGGTGTCTAAGAAACGGCGCCGTTATAAAAAATCCGGTTGGCATTCTTGATAAAAATCTTGATAAATACCCGGGACCAGACTACAGTTTCACCGACCATTACGTTTTATTTAACGGTCACATAAAACCACTGACTAATGAGCTGATGAAGGAGTTTCTTGAAAAGGGCACAGTCTCAACCTATCTTAAAAAAATCGGCTATCAAACTATGACTGGGCGCGGCTGCCCCCATAAGTGCACATACTGTATTAATGACACAATAAAAACACTCTATAGCGGCAAGGGCTATCTAAGGTGGCGTTCCACTGAGCACGTAATTAACGAACTCCTTTGGGTCAAGGAGAATATGCCCTACATCGGCTATATATGGATATCTGATGACTCGTTCTTTGGCAGGGGTTTAAAAAACATAGCCGAGTTCTGTAAGAGTTATAAAGAGCAGATAGGGCTGCCCTTTACCTGTCTGGCAAGTCCACTTACGATAACAGAAGAGAAAATGGAACTCCTTGTTGATGCCGGTCTTATGTACATTCAGATGGGAATAGAAAGCGGAAGCGCTAAGATTCAAGAGGTTTTTAACAGAAAAGCGATGTCTAACGACAGAATGATGGCAGCCATTAAAATCATCAATAAGTACAAAGACAGAATGAGTCCGCCCTCGTATGATTTCATTCTTGATGTCCCATATGAGACCGATGATGATAAAATAGAAAGCCTTGAGTTTGTCTCACGTATTCCAAAACCGTTTCATCTGCAGCCTTTTTCGCTGGTTCTCTACCCGGAGACAAAACTCTACCAAATGGCTAAAGAGGATGGCTACATAACCGATGAAAAACGCGACATTTACTCTAAAACATACACAATGAGAGACCCTAACTACTTTAACTTACTAATATCAATGTCAAAAGACGGAAAACTGCCCGGCTCTGTTCTCAGATTTTTGATAAAACCCAGCATCGTTAAAATGATGATGAGCGATAGGTCAAAGCCTGTTGTAAAAAACGTCTATCATATACTTCAGAGGGCAAAGCAGTTGGTCAGACAGATAGGGGAAAAATCATAA
- a CDS encoding cyclic nucleotide-binding domain-containing protein, translating to MDKGNFSYLIKRLYEEIKAADVDEAYETFMLILDLVFIDKNVPKFFQELLDKNALRMFDDISLVKFNAKDVISKEGDHDDSMFIIVSGTVRISKKKVKAKGPLIPMPPVLLNHLITSMISGSSKTLSSLSVGDFFGESALFSSKPMAVSAIAETDVEVMVITNKSLQKAMSVKPNLRSLLREYYVSRLDSMLESLQKEQSMVQACAFGALLGTVVPDESNYTDSSMIMNANSGAEDNRHVETSFSLKSRSNVEIGLDKVKTLYAANQKTDAALLYLRLSGLFFKDFTTVATDILANKVLNNPKVKNIKLLANVLDKVQTMIPAAAPEIESATEQDYHGNFLALFNDLLQRKLDKAKQLNYTQGQTIVRYGDKSDSIYVVKSGSVKVYPLGETPDDGEESKVIIIGKGEIFGEFAFFTKKPRTATVIAAEDTSLYELKRPLVTEIVKEYPEVLEFFKKTYQSGINNLIKEADAIKAYYKNDLNS from the coding sequence ATGGACAAGGGCAATTTTAGTTATTTAATAAAACGTCTGTACGAGGAGATAAAAGCGGCAGATGTGGATGAGGCGTATGAGACTTTCATGCTTATCCTTGATCTTGTGTTTATAGATAAGAACGTTCCCAAGTTTTTCCAGGAATTACTGGATAAAAACGCTCTCAGGATGTTTGATGACATATCTCTGGTTAAATTCAACGCTAAGGATGTAATAAGCAAAGAGGGTGACCATGACGATTCAATGTTTATAATAGTAAGCGGCACGGTGCGCATATCCAAAAAGAAGGTTAAAGCAAAGGGCCCTCTGATACCTATGCCGCCGGTTTTACTAAATCACCTGATAACATCAATGATTTCCGGCAGCTCAAAGACGCTTTCCAGTCTTTCAGTTGGTGATTTTTTTGGCGAATCGGCTCTGTTTTCATCAAAGCCTATGGCTGTCAGCGCTATTGCCGAGACCGATGTTGAGGTTATGGTTATAACCAATAAATCGCTTCAAAAAGCAATGAGTGTTAAGCCTAATCTACGGTCATTGCTTAGAGAATACTATGTTTCAAGACTTGATTCAATGCTGGAGTCACTGCAGAAAGAACAGAGTATGGTTCAGGCTTGTGCGTTTGGAGCTCTTCTGGGAACAGTTGTCCCTGATGAAAGCAACTACACGGATAGTTCTATGATTATGAACGCTAACTCTGGGGCAGAGGATAACAGGCATGTGGAGACAAGTTTTTCTCTTAAATCTAGATCAAATGTGGAGATTGGTCTTGACAAAGTAAAAACCCTATACGCAGCAAATCAAAAAACAGACGCTGCACTTTTGTATCTGAGACTGTCCGGTCTGTTTTTTAAAGATTTTACCACCGTTGCCACAGATATCCTTGCAAATAAAGTGTTGAATAATCCTAAGGTTAAAAATATAAAACTGCTTGCAAATGTTCTTGATAAAGTACAAACCATGATTCCAGCAGCAGCCCCCGAAATCGAGAGTGCCACTGAGCAGGATTACCACGGGAATTTCCTTGCATTATTTAATGATTTACTTCAAAGAAAACTGGATAAGGCTAAACAGTTAAACTATACTCAAGGTCAGACAATTGTAAGGTATGGGGATAAGTCAGACTCCATATACGTAGTTAAAAGCGGCTCCGTTAAGGTTTATCCGCTCGGCGAGACGCCTGATGACGGTGAGGAGAGTAAGGTCATCATAATTGGCAAGGGAGAGATATTTGGCGAATTTGCTTTTTTTACCAAAAAACCCCGCACTGCTACCGTCATTGCCGCCGAGGACACGTCCCTGTACGAGCTAAAAAGACCTCTTGTCACCGAAATTGTGAAAGAGTACCCGGAGGTTCTTGAGTTCTTTAAGAAAACATACCAGTCAGGAATCAATAACCTGATTAAAGAAGCCGATGCCATTAAGGCATATTACAAAAACGATCTGAATTCTTAA
- a CDS encoding universal stress protein yields the protein MRRDYRRVMVVINGSMDVLKHGAKMAKEDNCRVTALKVLPEYEGDLSLVGVSNIEEALNSGREKVEQEIRDFAKHENVSIRTRIEYGDITEKIIEAVEDEETDLVIMGVKKQSIIDKILGDRTLDKVFSLVPCPLMVVRV from the coding sequence ATGAGGAGAGATTACAGAAGGGTGATGGTGGTGATAAACGGCTCTATGGATGTGCTTAAGCACGGAGCGAAGATGGCCAAAGAGGACAATTGCAGGGTTACAGCTCTTAAAGTATTGCCTGAGTATGAGGGAGACCTTAGTCTTGTAGGAGTGTCAAATATTGAAGAGGCGTTAAATTCAGGCAGAGAGAAGGTTGAACAGGAAATAAGGGATTTTGCAAAACATGAAAACGTATCAATCAGAACCCGTATTGAGTATGGCGATATAACCGAAAAAATAATTGAGGCAGTTGAGGATGAGGAGACGGATTTAGTCATAATGGGCGTTAAAAAGCAAAGCATAATAGATAAGATTTTAGGAGACAGAACGCTGGATAAGGTGTTTTCACTGGTACCGTGTCCGCTTATGGTGGTGAGGGTATAA